One window from the genome of Mucilaginibacter ginsenosidivorans encodes:
- a CDS encoding ABC transporter permease: protein MAELPFTKRKISVRWLFQMAWRDSRKSRSRLFLFVSSIIFGIAALVAIYTFGFNLKKDIDTQAATLIGADMAVHAGKLPDSKTQKFLDSLGDRRSQERSFASMVYFPKTQNTRLAQVKALEGEFPYYGKLETIPANAGTDFRNGKKALVDQTLMLQYNAKVGDSIKVGYVTFLIEGTLTKAPGQAGIASGIAPMVYIPMQYLDQTGLMQKGSRINYTFYYKYDHPVDMVKLTKSLDAKMDKLELGYETIETRKQNTGRAFANLTDFLALVGFIALLLGCVGVASAIHIYVREKIASIAIMRCLGVKAYEAFLIYLIQIIGIGLIGSIAGAALGTMVQHLLPVVFKDFLPLSVTTDISWAAVGQGVILGVAISVLFALLPLIAIRRISPLNTLRMSYENINLLRDPFRWLVYAVILAFIAIFTHSQIDGWQACTFFTIGIVVAYYILVGIARLLMYLTRLFIKGSWSYVWRQGFANLYRPNNQTIVLVVSIGLSAAFICTLLFVQGILIKQVSLSSSGNQANMILFDIQVKQKDALAALTKKEHLPVLEQVPVISLRIDKFKGKNEAETKKDSSMNHSMWIFSNEFRVTYRDSLTPNERMVDGEWIGKTTADNDIPVSVEDRFAKGMKLKIGDKITFNVQGVPLNAHVASTREVNWNRMQTNFIFVFPKGVLDDAPQFYAFATHVPSKQASALYQQHVVKAFPNISMIDLGFILSVLEELMDKVGGIIRFMAMFSIVTAIVVLIASVRISKYQRIQESVLLRTMGASRRQVFAITTIEYLFLGGLSAFTGILIALAASWLLAKYNFQVPFTADPTQPLLLFLTIAVLTIVIGLLNSRGTLNKPPLEILRRDV from the coding sequence ATGGCAGAACTTCCCTTTACCAAACGGAAAATAAGTGTCCGCTGGCTGTTTCAAATGGCCTGGCGCGACAGCCGCAAGAGCCGCTCGCGATTGTTCCTGTTCGTGTCGTCCATTATATTCGGCATCGCGGCGCTGGTGGCTATTTACACTTTTGGCTTTAACCTAAAAAAAGATATCGATACCCAGGCTGCCACCCTCATAGGCGCCGACATGGCTGTGCACGCGGGCAAGCTGCCCGATAGCAAAACGCAAAAATTTCTCGACTCGCTGGGCGACCGCCGTTCGCAGGAACGCAGTTTTGCCTCGATGGTTTATTTCCCAAAAACACAAAATACAAGGCTGGCACAGGTAAAGGCTTTGGAGGGCGAATTTCCTTATTACGGCAAGTTGGAAACCATACCTGCAAATGCAGGCACCGATTTCCGCAACGGGAAAAAAGCTTTGGTGGATCAAACTTTGATGCTGCAGTACAATGCCAAAGTTGGCGATTCGATAAAAGTAGGCTATGTTACCTTCCTTATCGAAGGTACGCTAACTAAAGCCCCGGGCCAGGCCGGCATAGCTTCGGGTATAGCGCCGATGGTGTACATCCCTATGCAATACCTGGATCAAACCGGGCTGATGCAAAAAGGCAGCCGCATCAATTACACATTCTACTATAAATATGACCACCCGGTAGACATGGTGAAGCTAACCAAAAGCCTCGATGCGAAAATGGATAAGCTGGAGCTTGGATATGAGACCATTGAAACACGTAAGCAAAATACAGGTCGCGCTTTTGCCAACCTGACCGATTTCCTGGCGCTGGTGGGTTTTATTGCGCTGTTGCTGGGCTGCGTGGGTGTGGCCAGCGCCATCCATATTTATGTGCGTGAAAAAATAGCCTCTATTGCCATCATGCGCTGTTTGGGGGTGAAGGCCTATGAAGCTTTCCTGATTTACCTGATACAGATCATTGGCATCGGGCTCATCGGGTCCATAGCGGGGGCTGCGCTGGGTACCATGGTTCAGCATTTGCTCCCTGTTGTTTTCAAGGACTTTTTACCACTGTCGGTCACAACCGATATTTCGTGGGCGGCCGTTGGGCAAGGCGTGATCTTAGGGGTAGCCATATCCGTCCTTTTCGCGCTGCTGCCGCTCATCGCTATCCGCAGGATATCGCCGCTGAATACGCTGCGCATGTCGTACGAAAACATCAACCTGCTCCGCGACCCGTTCCGCTGGCTGGTTTACGCGGTTATACTGGCATTTATTGCAATATTCACCCATAGCCAGATAGACGGCTGGCAGGCTTGTACATTTTTTACCATCGGCATTGTAGTGGCCTATTATATCCTGGTAGGCATCGCCCGGCTGCTGATGTACCTTACCCGTCTTTTTATCAAAGGTAGCTGGAGCTATGTATGGCGGCAGGGTTTTGCTAACCTTTACCGGCCCAATAATCAAACCATTGTCCTTGTCGTATCCATCGGTCTCAGCGCCGCTTTCATCTGCACGCTGCTATTTGTCCAGGGTATTCTTATCAAACAGGTTTCGCTTTCGTCAAGCGGGAACCAGGCCAATATGATCCTGTTCGATATCCAGGTGAAACAAAAGGATGCACTGGCAGCATTAACCAAAAAGGAACACCTGCCTGTATTAGAGCAGGTGCCTGTTATTAGTTTACGCATCGACAAGTTCAAAGGGAAGAACGAAGCTGAAACAAAAAAGGACAGCTCGATGAACCACAGCATGTGGATATTCAGCAACGAGTTCAGGGTTACTTACCGCGACAGCCTGACGCCTAACGAGCGAATGGTTGACGGTGAATGGATAGGTAAAACAACAGCTGACAATGATATTCCCGTATCGGTTGAGGACCGTTTTGCCAAAGGCATGAAGCTGAAGATAGGCGATAAGATTACCTTTAACGTGCAGGGCGTCCCGCTGAATGCGCACGTTGCAAGTACCCGCGAGGTAAACTGGAACCGGATGCAAACCAATTTTATTTTCGTGTTCCCGAAAGGCGTTTTGGACGACGCGCCGCAGTTTTACGCCTTTGCCACGCATGTGCCTTCAAAACAGGCATCGGCTCTGTACCAGCAGCACGTGGTAAAAGCATTTCCCAACATATCGATGATAGACCTCGGTTTCATACTGAGCGTACTGGAGGAATTGATGGACAAAGTCGGCGGCATTATCCGCTTTATGGCGATGTTCAGCATTGTAACAGCTATCGTAGTATTGATAGCATCCGTCCGCATCAGCAAATACCAGCGCATACAGGAAAGCGTACTATTGCGCACCATGGGTGCCAGCCGCAGGCAAGTATTTGCGATCACGACTATAGAATATCTCTTTTTAGGCGGCTTATCAGCCTTTACAGGTATCCTAATCGCTTTGGCCGCGAGCTGGCTCTTAGCTAAGTACAATTTCCAGGTACCGTTTACGGCAGATCCAACACAACCATTATTGTTGTTTTTGACGATAGCTGTACTGACCATAGTTATCGGGTTGCTGAACAGCCGCGGTACTTTGAATAAGCCGCCGCTTGAGATTTTGAGGAGGGATGTTTAG
- a CDS encoding PAS domain S-box protein: MIKMIVAAMILCSPVKTFASIATGSRAQISEMNVLLVAVVVMLLIVIAYRERQLRRLHSRAYSSDQRFRKLYDAGLVGLIFTNLDGKVVEANKAFLDIIGYTKEDVKKGEVNWNKLTPPEYADITKEGVRQMHEQGYCSPFEKEYIRKDGRRVSIMLGSSRLAENDFAEAVTYVIDVSYKKQAELREQELNRTIKKQREELYSILMNAPAMIAIRRGPELRLEFSNKVASDFANLGSGLGLTTKELMEKFKVMADPQLSQEVYRTGVPFSAKAFHIQMDRVGNGKPEDIWLDMVLEPVYDADGNVDGVAFFGFDVTGLIKANEEVKESENRFRFLADAIPHKMWTSGPDGHATYYNKGWYDYTGVTDFKALNKRAWEIIHPDDFEAAKEAWTRVVKNGESLESEQRFLNTDGEYLWHLTRVYPHKDENGKVIMWVGTSTNIHEQKMTQEALKVSEEHFKAIANNNSIIIWQANGQGALIYVNDTWKNYTGFGISDDLLEQTLAAVHPDDVQAVVEKLGSEFQARTPLQTKFRFRNKEGQYRWVLTYANPLFNPEFAGYIGSIIDIDDQERAQKAASKLLKQRDEFLGVASHELKTPITSLKASMQILEKLSEKDFDPAKIRPFVAMANKQVGKLTDIVDDLLDVTRIQSGKMQLNCTNYLFSESVQDCINEIAQYTSSHQIVVNKNEPLEVYADRTRIEQVMVNFLSNAIKYSPEQNKVTVNIEKAGSNLKFSVTDFGIGIPQDKQAYIFDRFFRVHESSYNFSGLGLGLYISSEIIGRHGGKVGLVSEEGKGSTFWFTLPLTNKSEQV; this comes from the coding sequence ATGATTAAAATGATCGTAGCCGCGATGATCTTATGTTCGCCTGTTAAAACTTTTGCTTCGATAGCTACTGGTTCCCGCGCACAAATATCGGAGATGAATGTTTTGCTGGTTGCGGTGGTAGTTATGCTGTTAATAGTGATCGCCTACCGCGAAAGGCAATTACGGCGGCTTCACTCCAGGGCCTACAGCAGCGACCAACGATTCCGGAAATTGTACGACGCGGGACTGGTGGGTTTGATCTTCACCAATCTCGACGGGAAAGTTGTAGAAGCAAACAAGGCCTTTCTCGATATAATAGGTTATACAAAAGAGGATGTGAAAAAAGGCGAGGTAAACTGGAATAAGCTTACGCCGCCGGAGTATGCTGATATTACCAAAGAAGGTGTAAGGCAGATGCACGAGCAGGGCTACTGTTCGCCATTTGAAAAAGAATATATCCGCAAGGATGGCAGGCGGGTTAGTATCATGTTAGGTTCTTCGCGGCTCGCAGAAAATGACTTTGCCGAGGCGGTGACCTATGTAATTGATGTAAGTTATAAAAAACAGGCAGAATTGCGGGAGCAGGAATTAAACCGCACGATTAAAAAACAGCGGGAAGAGCTTTACAGTATATTGATGAATGCCCCGGCCATGATCGCCATACGCAGGGGGCCGGAGCTGAGGCTTGAATTTTCAAATAAGGTAGCATCTGACTTTGCAAATTTGGGTTCGGGTCTCGGTTTGACAACCAAAGAACTAATGGAAAAGTTTAAGGTGATGGCCGATCCGCAATTATCGCAGGAGGTTTACCGGACTGGGGTGCCCTTCAGCGCTAAGGCGTTTCATATACAAATGGACCGTGTTGGTAATGGGAAGCCCGAGGATATATGGCTGGATATGGTGCTGGAACCTGTGTATGATGCCGATGGAAATGTTGACGGCGTTGCTTTTTTTGGCTTTGATGTTACCGGACTGATCAAGGCAAATGAAGAAGTAAAGGAAAGCGAAAACCGTTTCCGGTTTTTAGCTGATGCCATTCCGCATAAAATGTGGACATCGGGCCCCGATGGTCACGCCACCTATTATAACAAGGGCTGGTACGATTATACAGGCGTAACTGATTTTAAGGCCCTTAATAAAAGGGCGTGGGAAATTATCCACCCTGATGATTTTGAAGCAGCGAAAGAAGCCTGGACCAGGGTAGTAAAAAATGGCGAGAGCCTTGAATCGGAGCAGCGCTTTTTAAATACAGATGGTGAATACCTGTGGCACCTTACCCGTGTTTACCCGCACAAGGATGAAAATGGAAAGGTGATCATGTGGGTGGGTACCAGCACCAATATTCACGAACAAAAAATGACGCAGGAAGCGCTGAAAGTCAGCGAAGAGCATTTTAAGGCCATAGCTAATAATAATTCGATCATCATATGGCAGGCGAACGGGCAGGGCGCTTTGATTTACGTTAACGACACCTGGAAAAACTATACGGGTTTCGGTATAAGCGACGATTTGTTAGAGCAGACCCTTGCGGCGGTCCACCCGGACGATGTCCAGGCCGTTGTTGAAAAGCTGGGAAGCGAATTCCAGGCGCGAACACCACTGCAAACCAAATTCAGGTTTCGTAATAAGGAAGGGCAGTACCGATGGGTACTTACATACGCAAACCCTTTGTTTAACCCTGAATTCGCGGGGTATATCGGCAGCATAATTGACATAGACGACCAGGAGAGGGCGCAAAAGGCGGCAAGCAAACTGCTAAAGCAGCGCGACGAATTTTTAGGCGTCGCCAGTCACGAACTAAAAACACCGATAACAAGCCTGAAGGCATCCATGCAAATACTGGAAAAACTGTCGGAAAAGGATTTCGACCCGGCTAAGATCCGCCCCTTTGTTGCCATGGCCAACAAGCAGGTTGGAAAGCTAACCGATATTGTCGACGACCTGCTCGACGTAACCCGTATACAGTCGGGCAAAATGCAGCTGAATTGTACAAATTATTTGTTCAGTGAGTCGGTTCAGGATTGTATAAACGAGATCGCTCAGTACACATCTTCTCACCAGATCGTGGTAAACAAAAATGAACCCCTTGAAGTGTACGCCGACCGTACCCGCATTGAGCAGGTGATGGTGAATTTTTTAAGTAATGCTATTAAATATTCACCCGAACAAAATAAGGTAACCGTGAATATTGAAAAAGCGGGCTCCAATCTCAAATTTTCAGTCACTGATTTTGGTATCGGGATCCCGCAGGATAAGCAGGCCTATATTTTTGACCGGTTCTTCAGGGTGCACGAATCGTCTTATAATTTCTCGGGCCTTGGCCTCGGGTTATACATTTCGTCAGAGATCATCGGCAGGCACGGGGGCAAGGTTGGCCTGGTGAGCGAGGAAGGCAAGGGTTCAACCTTCTGGTTCACTTTGCCATTGACAAATAAAAGTGAGCAGGTATAA
- a CDS encoding sugar phosphate isomerase/epimerase family protein, with protein sequence MLNRRNFLIGSGAAALSAMVIPKAASAFFAGGGKHALGVQLFTLFGKIENDVKGNLKKIADIGYTEIESAFSRLPGYYGMSPKEFAATCKDLGLSWQSHHVLGGALKLPPGAKLPPGFPDHIPNLKEDMQKLVDEAAGGGLSYLVCANIPTGTLDEIKEANEILNKTGEACKKVNIQLCYHNHDMEFKEVEGKIPYTLMLEGTDKNLVKMELDLCWVTKAGVNPVDLFKAHPGRFPLLHVKDLDKERKGPAPVGEGVVDFKDIFAHVKEAGAKHYFVEHDMPPDAFVSLATSYKNLRAMGV encoded by the coding sequence ATGCTCAACAGAAGAAATTTCCTCATAGGCTCGGGCGCCGCAGCGCTCAGTGCTATGGTCATACCAAAAGCAGCTTCGGCATTTTTTGCAGGAGGAGGCAAGCACGCGTTAGGTGTTCAGCTTTTTACTCTCTTTGGAAAAATCGAAAATGATGTTAAAGGCAATCTGAAGAAGATCGCCGATATTGGTTACACTGAAATAGAGTCGGCTTTTAGCAGGCTCCCCGGTTATTACGGCATGAGCCCGAAGGAATTTGCCGCCACCTGTAAAGATTTGGGCCTGTCATGGCAGTCGCATCACGTTCTGGGCGGTGCGCTTAAATTGCCACCGGGAGCAAAGTTACCTCCGGGCTTTCCGGACCACATTCCTAACCTGAAAGAAGATATGCAGAAACTGGTGGACGAAGCCGCCGGGGGTGGGCTATCATACCTGGTTTGCGCCAATATCCCGACAGGCACGCTTGATGAGATCAAGGAGGCCAATGAGATACTGAATAAAACCGGCGAAGCTTGTAAAAAAGTAAATATTCAGCTTTGTTATCACAATCACGACATGGAGTTTAAGGAAGTAGAAGGCAAAATTCCATATACATTGATGCTGGAGGGCACCGATAAAAACCTGGTTAAAATGGAGCTCGACCTATGTTGGGTAACTAAAGCCGGCGTAAACCCTGTAGACCTGTTCAAAGCTCACCCGGGTCGCTTCCCTTTATTACACGTGAAAGATTTAGACAAAGAACGTAAAGGCCCGGCGCCGGTTGGCGAGGGCGTGGTTGATTTTAAAGACATTTTTGCCCATGTGAAAGAAGCGGGTGCGAAGCATTATTTTGTAGAACATGATATGCCGCCTGATGCATTTGTCAGTTTAGCAACAAGCTATAAAAATTTAAGGGCTATGGGTGTATAA
- a CDS encoding ABC transporter ATP-binding protein has protein sequence MDTILDISGLGKTYQSAGKTLTVLDNINFSVETGSTNAIVGPSGSGKTTLLGLCAGLDRSTTGTVTLSGINLGDLNEDKRAQVRNQYVGFIFQNFQLLPTLTALENVMVPLELRGEKNIRARSLDLLDKVGLADRGHHYPAQLSGGEQQRVSLARAFSNQPKILFADEPTGNLDAETSEKVVNLIFDLNREAGTTLVLVTHDLELASKTQRILRIKGGKLVSDDKTNA, from the coding sequence TTGGACACTATTCTTGATATCTCCGGCCTGGGCAAAACTTATCAAAGCGCGGGCAAAACATTGACGGTACTCGATAATATCAACTTCTCGGTAGAGACCGGCTCGACCAACGCCATTGTGGGCCCGTCAGGCAGCGGGAAGACAACGCTGCTGGGTTTGTGCGCGGGGCTCGACCGTTCCACAACCGGGACGGTAACCTTAAGCGGTATCAACCTTGGCGACCTGAACGAGGACAAGCGCGCGCAGGTGCGTAATCAATATGTGGGTTTTATATTCCAGAATTTTCAACTGTTGCCGACATTAACAGCACTGGAAAACGTGATGGTACCGCTTGAACTGCGGGGAGAAAAGAATATCCGCGCACGTTCGCTTGACCTTCTGGATAAAGTTGGGCTGGCCGACCGCGGGCACCACTACCCTGCCCAGCTATCAGGCGGCGAACAGCAGCGCGTGTCGCTTGCCCGGGCGTTCAGCAATCAGCCTAAGATACTGTTTGCTGATGAGCCTACCGGTAACCTGGATGCCGAAACAAGCGAAAAAGTGGTGAACCTGATTTTCGACCTGAACAGGGAAGCCGGTACCACATTGGTGCTGGTGACACACGACCTGGAACTGGCCTCGAAAACGCAGCGGATACTGCGCATTAAAGGCGGCAAACTGGTTTCGGACGATAAAACCAACGCATAG
- a CDS encoding penicillin acylase family protein has product MTFCYCKFFVTTKQLLLVSLLCVPVFGFGQKFSSQELQRFKKEAQAVTIIRDNWGVPHIYGKTDADAVFGLMYAQCEENFKGIERNYLYQLGKQSEVDGENNLYTDIQLQLIADTADAIRDYNTAAPWFRKLMDAFADGINYYLYKHPDVKPQVFHHFQPWYALMFTDGSVAATETGGIGLNETGNFYSKGPDNMGGVFDRPKIENAIQEKETGSNGFAIAPSKTADGHAMLYINPHVPFYFRDEVQIVSDEGLNVYGAVTWGQFFIYQGFNPHCGWMHTSSYADVADLYAEKVSKMEGKWYYEYDGQQKPVTTRRLVLNVVKDGKTEQRAITGFYTHHGPVLGSRDGKWLALKANNRSYNALLESWLITKANTFAEYKKAMDLLSNNSNNTVYADDRGNIAFWYGNYMPKRDPKLDWTLPVDGTTSATEWQGIHKLDEIVHVYNPSTGWIENCNSTPFTCSGTASPDKSKYPAYMSPDGENYRGVNAIRLLKNANNMTLDSLVAKGYDHYLSAFDVLLPALFKACGMADDSTKIALAEPVKILKDWDRRSAVHSVATTLAVEWGTRMLMSMPRAQTVEESTAQTTRMSSMLENIPPGKQTGLLAEAIKSLEKRYGKWKIEWGDINVYQRPADGITFDDKLPGTPVGMVGSQFGQLPSFQSRTVNTQKRYGYSGNSFIAAVEFGPRIKAKSIITGGISFDPASKHFTDQAEGYINGKFKDVLFYREDVLKHVERTYHPGE; this is encoded by the coding sequence ATGACTTTTTGTTACTGTAAATTTTTTGTTACAACAAAACAGTTGTTGCTTGTCTCGTTGTTATGCGTGCCGGTATTTGGCTTCGGTCAAAAATTCAGCAGCCAGGAATTACAGCGTTTTAAAAAAGAAGCTCAGGCGGTAACTATCATACGCGACAATTGGGGCGTGCCGCATATTTACGGGAAAACCGATGCCGATGCTGTTTTTGGTTTGATGTACGCCCAATGCGAAGAGAATTTCAAGGGCATAGAACGCAACTACCTCTACCAGTTGGGCAAACAGTCGGAAGTTGACGGGGAAAACAATTTGTACACCGATATTCAACTGCAACTGATAGCCGACACCGCCGACGCTATCAGGGATTATAATACTGCCGCACCCTGGTTCCGTAAGCTGATGGATGCCTTCGCCGACGGCATCAATTACTATCTTTATAAGCATCCCGACGTTAAACCGCAGGTATTTCACCATTTTCAACCCTGGTACGCACTCATGTTCACCGATGGGAGTGTAGCCGCTACCGAAACGGGTGGCATCGGCCTGAACGAAACAGGAAATTTTTACAGTAAAGGTCCCGATAATATGGGCGGCGTTTTTGACCGGCCAAAAATTGAAAACGCAATACAGGAAAAAGAGACCGGTTCCAACGGCTTTGCCATCGCACCCTCAAAAACAGCTGATGGCCATGCAATGCTCTATATAAACCCCCACGTGCCTTTTTATTTCCGCGACGAGGTGCAGATCGTCAGCGATGAGGGACTGAACGTTTACGGAGCCGTTACCTGGGGGCAGTTCTTCATATACCAGGGCTTTAACCCGCATTGCGGCTGGATGCACACCTCAAGTTATGCCGATGTGGCCGATCTGTATGCCGAAAAGGTTAGCAAAATGGAAGGCAAATGGTACTATGAATATGACGGTCAGCAAAAACCGGTTACCACGCGCCGGCTGGTATTGAACGTAGTGAAAGATGGCAAAACCGAACAACGCGCCATTACAGGGTTTTACACTCATCACGGACCGGTGTTGGGTAGCAGGGATGGCAAGTGGCTGGCCTTGAAGGCGAATAACCGCTCGTATAACGCTTTGCTTGAATCGTGGCTGATCACTAAGGCCAACACTTTTGCCGAATATAAAAAAGCAATGGACTTGCTGTCGAATAACTCGAACAATACGGTTTATGCCGACGACCGGGGGAACATTGCTTTCTGGTACGGTAACTATATGCCCAAACGCGATCCAAAGCTCGACTGGACATTACCGGTTGATGGCACCACCTCGGCAACGGAATGGCAGGGCATCCATAAACTGGACGAGATCGTGCATGTGTATAACCCTTCTACAGGCTGGATAGAGAATTGTAATTCCACCCCCTTCACCTGCTCCGGGACGGCCAGTCCTGATAAAAGTAAATACCCGGCTTATATGTCGCCCGACGGCGAGAACTACCGCGGTGTGAACGCCATCAGGCTGCTGAAGAATGCGAATAACATGACCCTTGACAGTCTGGTAGCCAAAGGCTATGATCATTATCTTAGTGCGTTTGATGTGCTGCTGCCGGCGTTATTTAAGGCCTGCGGCATGGCAGATGATTCAACCAAAATCGCGCTTGCTGAGCCTGTAAAAATATTAAAGGATTGGGACCGCCGCTCGGCTGTGCACTCGGTAGCTACTACGCTTGCAGTGGAGTGGGGCACACGTATGCTGATGTCCATGCCACGTGCCCAAACTGTGGAAGAGTCTACCGCTCAAACCACACGCATGAGTAGCATGCTCGAAAATATACCTCCTGGCAAGCAAACCGGGCTGCTTGCCGAAGCCATAAAAAGTCTCGAAAAACGCTACGGAAAGTGGAAAATTGAATGGGGCGATATTAATGTTTATCAACGCCCCGCCGATGGCATCACATTTGATGATAAACTCCCCGGCACCCCGGTGGGGATGGTTGGCTCGCAATTTGGGCAGTTGCCGTCGTTCCAGAGCCGTACGGTAAATACGCAGAAACGGTACGGGTACAGCGGCAACAGTTTTATTGCAGCGGTTGAATTTGGTCCGCGCATTAAGGCAAAGAGCATCATCACCGGCGGTATCTCGTTCGACCCCGCGTCGAAGCACTTTACCGACCAGGCCGAAGGGTATATCAATGGCAAGTTCAAGGATGTACTTTTTTACCGTGAGGATGTGCTGAAACATGTGGAAAGAACATACCACCCCGGTGAATAA
- a CDS encoding arylesterase: protein MSFRTRNEEKSYKPGMERYFSRIRSLAIVRDYVLFKLMCVFFVLLVFAACNNNKTSATDTQQAPAQTADATAPGKKNILFFGDSLTAGYGLDDEQEAFPGVIQRRIDSLKLPYHVINAGVSGETTAGGLGRIDWTLKHKVDIFILELGANDGLRGVPVSETKKNLHTIITKVKAKYPDAKIILAGMMVPPSMGADYANSFKAVFPAIAEKDKVELIPFLLDHVAGIPKLNQGDGIHPTAEGAKIVADNVWVVLKGDL from the coding sequence ATGTCATTTCGAACAAGGAACGAGGAGAAATCTTACAAACCAGGCATGGAGCGTTATTTCAGTCGTATAAGATCTCTTGCTATCGTTCGGGATTACGTTCTGTTTAAATTGATGTGCGTATTCTTTGTCCTATTGGTTTTCGCCGCATGCAACAATAACAAAACCTCAGCAACCGATACCCAACAGGCCCCGGCGCAAACGGCTGACGCAACGGCACCGGGCAAAAAGAATATCCTATTTTTCGGCGATAGCCTGACTGCCGGGTACGGGCTCGACGATGAGCAGGAAGCCTTCCCGGGGGTGATACAGCGCAGGATAGACTCGCTGAAACTACCTTATCACGTTATTAATGCCGGAGTAAGCGGCGAAACTACCGCCGGCGGTCTTGGACGTATCGACTGGACGCTGAAACATAAGGTGGACATTTTTATACTCGAACTTGGCGCCAACGACGGGTTGCGTGGCGTGCCGGTTAGCGAAACCAAAAAGAATCTGCATACTATCATTACCAAAGTAAAGGCCAAATATCCTGATGCGAAGATCATCCTGGCGGGTATGATGGTGCCGCCAAGCATGGGTGCCGACTATGCCAATAGCTTTAAAGCGGTATTCCCGGCTATTGCCGAAAAGGATAAGGTTGAATTAATACCGTTCCTGCTCGATCATGTGGCGGGCATCCCCAAACTGAACCAGGGCGATGGGATACACCCTACTGCCGAAGGCGCTAAAATTGTGGCGGATAATGTTTGGGTGGTGTTAAAGGGGGATCTGTGA
- a CDS encoding LytR/AlgR family response regulator transcription factor encodes MTINCIAVDDEPLALGLVCKFIEQTPFLNLVGRFPSALEALKAIHTQKIDLLFLDIQMPDLNGIELARVLGKGPETPRVIFTTAYNQFALEGYKVDALDYLLKPFNYEEFLRAAQKAYNYAELLNKTATAPSAIAEPEHADDEYLFLKVEYQLVRIALDDILYIEGLKDYVKVHLKGVDKAVLSLTSLKALEEKLPSKRFMRVHRSFIVALDKITSMTKNSLQIGKMMIAVGDQYKEAFGQFVGKWI; translated from the coding sequence ATGACAATAAACTGTATTGCTGTAGATGATGAACCATTGGCGCTTGGCCTGGTTTGCAAATTCATCGAACAAACACCTTTTCTCAATTTGGTGGGGCGCTTCCCGAGTGCACTGGAAGCGTTAAAGGCCATACATACGCAAAAGATAGACCTGCTTTTCCTGGATATACAAATGCCCGATCTGAATGGTATTGAGCTGGCAAGGGTGCTGGGTAAAGGGCCGGAAACGCCGCGGGTGATATTTACTACGGCTTATAACCAGTTCGCCCTTGAGGGGTATAAGGTTGACGCACTGGACTACCTGTTAAAACCATTTAATTACGAAGAGTTTTTACGCGCGGCACAAAAGGCATATAACTATGCCGAGTTGCTTAATAAGACAGCAACGGCGCCGTCAGCTATTGCCGAACCGGAACATGCCGACGACGAATACCTGTTTTTGAAAGTTGAATACCAGCTGGTAAGAATAGCCCTGGATGATATATTATATATTGAAGGGCTTAAGGACTATGTAAAAGTGCACCTGAAAGGTGTTGACAAAGCAGTATTATCGCTTACGAGCTTAAAAGCATTGGAAGAGAAGCTGCCCTCAAAGCGGTTTATGCGTGTGCACCGCTCTTTTATAGTTGCGCTGGATAAGATAACCTCGATGACAAAAAATTCGCTGCAGATAGGCAAAATGATGATAGCTGTGGGCGACCAGTATAAAGAAGCTTTTGGCCAGTTTGTGGGAAAGTGGATCTGA